One genomic region from Clostridium saccharobutylicum DSM 13864 encodes:
- a CDS encoding histidine triad nucleotide-binding protein — protein MEGCIFCKIVNGEIPSNKLYEDDKVYAFYDINPEAPTHFLVIPKDHIESANALNEKNVDIISHIFMVINKLVVDLGISDKGYRIVNNCGEDGGQTVNHLHFHVLGGRSLQWPPG, from the coding sequence ATGGAAGGGTGTATATTTTGCAAAATAGTAAATGGAGAAATTCCAAGCAATAAATTATATGAAGATGATAAAGTATATGCGTTTTATGATATAAATCCAGAAGCGCCTACACATTTTTTAGTGATACCTAAGGATCATATTGAAAGTGCAAATGCTTTGAATGAAAAAAATGTAGATATTATTTCACATATATTTATGGTTATTAATAAATTAGTAGTAGATCTTGGAATATCAGATAAAGGCTATAGAATTGTAAATAATTGTGGTGAAGATGGCGGTCAAACCGTAAATCATCTCCATTTTCACGTACTTGGAGGCAGAAGTTTACAATGGCCACCAGGTTAA
- the rpsU gene encoding 30S ribosomal protein S21 encodes MSEIKVGENETLESALRRFKRKCARAGVISEVRKREHYEKPSVKRKKKSEAARKRKFK; translated from the coding sequence ATGTCAGAAATTAAAGTTGGAGAAAACGAAACACTTGAAAGTGCGTTAAGAAGATTTAAGAGAAAATGTGCTAGAGCTGGGGTTATTTCAGAAGTTAGAAAAAGAGAACATTATGAAAAACCAAGCGTTAAGAGAAAGAAAAAATCAGAAGCTGCTAGAAAGAGAAAATTCAAATAG